One Camelina sativa cultivar DH55 chromosome 3, Cs, whole genome shotgun sequence genomic window carries:
- the LOC104769425 gene encoding uncharacterized protein LOC104769425 isoform X2, with the protein MIPMDYNNNHCVPSSSTTTGLVFPTNYSVNAINGFPHPPLDSSAVAGVKPESSGLVMDWSVEEQYILENGLAKLKDEPKISKYVKIAATLPDKTVRDVALRCRWMTRKRRKREDKYAAKNLSNRKVVDTSPELNMLSSVPQQNALYVMNNTCHSSRMPFEGSSDAVMDLLQQNAQALSQISNNLSAWKDNISLFYQTRYNISAILTDMKEMPGIMSRMPALPVSINDDLASSLLSSTTQPVSYTIPPSVHLKQEPRS; encoded by the exons ATGATTCCAATggattataataataatcactGCGTTCCTAGTTCTAGCACCACCACCGGTCTTGTGTTTCCGACGAATTACAGTGTAAATGCGATTAACGGGTTTCCTCACCCGCCTCTGGATTCCTCGGCGGTTGCTGGAGTCAAACCAGAATCCAGTGGTTTGGTTATGGATTGGTCCGTTGAGGAGCAGTATATATTGGAGAACGGCCTTGCAAA ATTAAAAGATGAACCCAAAATTTCAAAGTATGTAAAGATCGCTGCAACTCTACCTGATAAGACTGTAAGGGATGTAGCATTGAGGTGTAGATGGATGACG CGAAAACGgaggaaaagagaagataaaTATGCCGCTAAGAACCTTAGCAATAGGAAG GTGGTGGATACATCCCCAGAACTGAACATGCTATCCAGTGTGCCACAACAAAATGCTTTATATGTCATGAACAATACGTGCCACAGTTCACGCATGCCTTTTGAAG GTTCAAGTGACGCAGTAATGGATCTTCTACAGCAAAACGCTCAAGCTTTAAGTCAAATTTCTAACAACCTCTCTGCGTGGAAG GATAACATCAGTCTCTTTTATCAGACAAGATATAATATCAGCGCCATTCTGACTGA CATGAAGGAGATGCCTGGTATCATGAGTCGGATGCCAGCTCTGCCCGTTTCAATTAATGATGATCTTGCAAGCAGTTTATTATCAAGTACAACACAG CCAGTATCTTACACCATTCCACCAAGCGTCCACCTGAAGCAAGAGCCGAGAAGTTGA
- the LOC104769425 gene encoding uncharacterized protein LOC104769425 isoform X1 has protein sequence MIPMDYNNNHCVPSSSTTTGLVFPTNYSVNAINGFPHPPLDSSAVAGVKPESSGLVMDWSVEEQYILENGLAKLKDEPKISKYVKIAATLPDKTVRDVALRCRWMTRKRRKREDKYAAKNLSNRKVVDTSPELNMLSSVPQQNALYVMNNTCHSSRMPFEGSSDAVMDLLQQNAQALSQISNNLSAWKLQDNISLFYQTRYNISAILTDMKEMPGIMSRMPALPVSINDDLASSLLSSTTQPVSYTIPPSVHLKQEPRS, from the exons ATGATTCCAATggattataataataatcactGCGTTCCTAGTTCTAGCACCACCACCGGTCTTGTGTTTCCGACGAATTACAGTGTAAATGCGATTAACGGGTTTCCTCACCCGCCTCTGGATTCCTCGGCGGTTGCTGGAGTCAAACCAGAATCCAGTGGTTTGGTTATGGATTGGTCCGTTGAGGAGCAGTATATATTGGAGAACGGCCTTGCAAA ATTAAAAGATGAACCCAAAATTTCAAAGTATGTAAAGATCGCTGCAACTCTACCTGATAAGACTGTAAGGGATGTAGCATTGAGGTGTAGATGGATGACG CGAAAACGgaggaaaagagaagataaaTATGCCGCTAAGAACCTTAGCAATAGGAAG GTGGTGGATACATCCCCAGAACTGAACATGCTATCCAGTGTGCCACAACAAAATGCTTTATATGTCATGAACAATACGTGCCACAGTTCACGCATGCCTTTTGAAG GTTCAAGTGACGCAGTAATGGATCTTCTACAGCAAAACGCTCAAGCTTTAAGTCAAATTTCTAACAACCTCTCTGCGTGGAAG CTGCAGGATAACATCAGTCTCTTTTATCAGACAAGATATAATATCAGCGCCATTCTGACTGA CATGAAGGAGATGCCTGGTATCATGAGTCGGATGCCAGCTCTGCCCGTTTCAATTAATGATGATCTTGCAAGCAGTTTATTATCAAGTACAACACAG CCAGTATCTTACACCATTCCACCAAGCGTCCACCTGAAGCAAGAGCCGAGAAGTTGA